From the genome of Symphalangus syndactylus isolate Jambi chromosome 5, NHGRI_mSymSyn1-v2.1_pri, whole genome shotgun sequence, one region includes:
- the CLEC12A gene encoding C-type lectin domain family 12 member A isoform X3, giving the protein MSEEVTYADLKFQNSSETEKIQEIGKFGEKAPPAPSRVWRPAALFLTLLCLLMLIGLGVLASVFHITLKIEMKKTNKLQNISEELQRNVSLQLMSNMNSSNKIRNLSTTLQIVATKLCRELYSKEQEHKCKPCPRRWIWHKDSCYFLSDDVQTWQESKMACAAQNASLLKINNRNALEFIKSQSRSRDYWLGLSPEKDYISAEIVDNIINSSA; this is encoded by the exons ATGTCTGAAGAAGTTACTTATGCAGATCTTAAATTCCAGAACTCCAGTGAGACAGAAAAAATCCAAGAAATTGGCAAATTTGGGGAAAAAG CACCTCCAGCTCCCTCCCGTGTATGGCGTCCAGCAGCCTTGTTTCTGACTCTTCTGTGCCTTCTGATGCTCATTGGATTGGGAGTCTTGGCAAGCGTGT tTCACATAACTTTGaagatagaaatgaaaaaaacgaACAAACTACAAAACATCAGTGAAGAGCTCCAGAGAAATGTTTCTCTACAACTGATGAGTAACATGAATAGCTCCAACAAGATTAGGAACCTCTCCACCACACTGCAAATAGTAGCCACCAAATTATGTCGTGAGCTATATAGCAAAGAACAAG AGCACAAATGTAAGCCTTGTCCAAGGAGATGGATTTGGCATAAGGACAGCTGTTACTTCCTCAGTGATGATGTCCAAACATGGCAGGAGAGTAAAATGGCCTGTGCTGCTCAGAATGCCAGCCTGTTGaagataaacaatagaaatgcatTG GAATTTATAAAATCCCAGAGTAGATCACGTGACTATTGGCTGGGGTTATCTCCTGAAAAAGATTACATTTCTGCTGAGATCGTGGATAATATAATCAACTCCTCTGCCTG
- the CLEC12A gene encoding C-type lectin domain family 12 member A isoform X2, giving the protein MSEEVTYADLKFQNSSETEKIQEIGKFGEKAPPAPSRVWRPAALFLTLLCLLMLIGLGVLASVFHITLKIEMKKTNKLQNISEELQRNVSLQLMSNMNSSNKIRNLSTTLQIVATKLCRELYSKEQEHKCKPCPRRWIWHKDSCYFLSDDVQTWQESKMACAAQNASLLKINNRNALEFIKSQSRSRDYWLGLSPEKDYISAEIVDNIINSSACG; this is encoded by the exons ATGTCTGAAGAAGTTACTTATGCAGATCTTAAATTCCAGAACTCCAGTGAGACAGAAAAAATCCAAGAAATTGGCAAATTTGGGGAAAAAG CACCTCCAGCTCCCTCCCGTGTATGGCGTCCAGCAGCCTTGTTTCTGACTCTTCTGTGCCTTCTGATGCTCATTGGATTGGGAGTCTTGGCAAGCGTGT tTCACATAACTTTGaagatagaaatgaaaaaaacgaACAAACTACAAAACATCAGTGAAGAGCTCCAGAGAAATGTTTCTCTACAACTGATGAGTAACATGAATAGCTCCAACAAGATTAGGAACCTCTCCACCACACTGCAAATAGTAGCCACCAAATTATGTCGTGAGCTATATAGCAAAGAACAAG AGCACAAATGTAAGCCTTGTCCAAGGAGATGGATTTGGCATAAGGACAGCTGTTACTTCCTCAGTGATGATGTCCAAACATGGCAGGAGAGTAAAATGGCCTGTGCTGCTCAGAATGCCAGCCTGTTGaagataaacaatagaaatgcatTG GAATTTATAAAATCCCAGAGTAGATCACGTGACTATTGGCTGGGGTTATCTCCTGAAAAAGATTACATTTCTGCTGAGATCGTGGATAATATAATCAACTCCTCTGCCTG